In Saccopteryx leptura isolate mSacLep1 chromosome 9, mSacLep1_pri_phased_curated, whole genome shotgun sequence, the genomic window CATGCCCATAACTGAAATATACCAGCAGGGACCAGGATAGCAAATGCAAACAGCCAGCCAAGTTCCCAGGAATAAGAACACAGAACACGTTTATTTATGGATAACATATAAAAATCCAGTCTCTCAGATCCACCCCGAGTAGTGTGGGTGGGTAACAAGAGCCGAGGGCCTCCTGCTCAGAGATGTTCTGTGGGCTCACACTTCTGTCCTGCTTCCTCCACATTCTCATCACCCTGGACTCCTGTGAAGAAGATGGAGGGAGGATCGGTCCCTAAGTGGAGCACTGGCCCTGTCTGTGCGTGACACAGGTCTCTCCAAAAGACAAAGTTCTGTGGTCCAAGTGAGCTTGGGTGGCTGTCAGacaccacacgcacacacagccCCTCTCCACAACTGATACACGGAAGCACTCAGGTTTACTAACTGCAGATGAAGAGAACACAGGGGCAATACGCTAGAAcacgggtggggtggggcggaAGGGGTACAGGGACCCTGGCTGTGATCACTGCGACCCGCTGAGTGGCTCCTTGGGTGCCCTGACGTCATGAGACACTTGACTCATGTCACCAGGAACTGCACGCTGGGTGAACCACCAACTCTGGACGCCGAGCAGTGGCACTGGCAGAGCGCAGAGTTAAGGCAGGGCCCTCCATCCCAGAGTGTAACACACAAGGAGCCCGGGCTCGGAGTGCGGCGGTCACACTTTGACAGCGGGAGAGACCTCGTCAGGACACGTTCCACTTCCCTAACACTGGGTGGAGAAACCGGCCTGGCCAGGGTGGCCGCGCCCCATGACACCCCGGCCCTTTGATCCACAGCATCACTGCCCAGCCTGCACCCCACGGCCACTCGGCACCCTCCCTGCAGAGGGCGCCCCAGCAGAGAGGGAGCAAATCCAGAGACGGGACCTGAGGGCGGCAGTGGGCCGAGGCGCAGgtgtcccggcagggcccctagGCATCGTTGAGATTGCTATGGCTCAGGAGCACCTGCTCCCCGGGTTTGAAGGCTGGCATCCCGAGGTAGGGGCAGCTGGCGCAGCGGAAAGCATCGCCCAGGTAGCACTGTTGAGAGAACAGACAACCACACCGGGAAGTTAGCccagaggcaggggcagaggcagaggccggAAGAACGGGAACCCTAACTTCATAGGCCACACTGGCCCGAGGGAACAGCCAGGCGCACCTGCAGGGCCAGTGGGGACCCAAACACTAAGTCTTTAAGATCGGGGTCCAGGAACACAGCGGTTTAGAGAGGCTCCCTGGGAGGCCTTATTTCTATCTTCTCAGCAGGTCCATCACAGTCAGTTCAGCCAAACAGCTGAATAGCCTCAGGTCCACAGGAAGTAGGAAGATGGGGACAAAAAGAAGGCACCAGAGCCACTGCCTGGGCATGAGCATGCCAACCCTCCCTTAAGAGGTCAACTCGCTCCCCCGTGGCGACCCACATCCGAGTTCTCATGTATCGGCCTGTTATTAAAATACAGGGGCAGTGAGTTCCTCACAGCTGGAGCTGGTCCCTGCCTAGTGTGGGGTGACGCCCGATACCACGAGGGGCGTGGACACTGGGTAAGATATTTACGTTTCCACAAGCCAACTTGGGCTGGGAGCTCATCTGTTCCTTGGACTTCTCTTTCTCCAGTTCTTCGGCAAGGCCACACGTGCTGGGGGAAACCAGTAGCTGGTGAGTGAGGCTGGCCACCACCCACACTCCCAATTCCGGACATGCCGAAATGTGCTCGAGGACGTTTCTCTTCACACAGGGTGTCCTCGCTCCAATGCCTACGGGCCAGGCGGGTAACACAAATGCCGAGGCCGTTCCCAGAGGAGCCAGGCCCGACGGCCGTCCGTCTTATCTTTCCTGGGAGCCTCCATGGACGTGGAGTGTTGATCCTTCCTTGCCTAGTCCGGGCGGGGCTCACTAGTCAGTTCTTCCCAGCTACACGATCCCCATGTGGGTAGTTACACTTTCAGAAACACCGGGAATGATTATCACAAAGTTGGGGTGGTGACGCCTGGCTGGGAAGAGGGGCAGGCAGCCGAGGAACCCATGGCGGAGATGCTAAGGGACCAGAAACGTCTCTGACTCCTAACCTGGGGCCCGTGCTCGCTGTCCACTTCACTACGCGATTATCGCACCCTCCGCACGTGTGCCCGGTGTCTCAGCGAGACCCGTGCTGTCCTCGCAGCAGAGCACTGCGACGCCCCGCCGGAGCCAGGCCTCTGGCAGGAGCACGCCGCTGCGCCCTGCACACTCACCAGTTCCTGCaggccttcctcttcttcccctctccacACGAAGGGGCCCGCAGCGAGGCCGGGTCGGGCTTCTCCCAGTCTTCCGGATCCAGCAGCTCGTCGGAGTCGATGAGGTCCTGGAGAGTGTGCCAGCATTAGGGACACAGTCCTGGTCTGTGCTCGTGAAGAGCTGAGGCGGTCATGGCGAAGGGGGCCAGTCTATGCCATCGTGGAAGGAGGGCGCCCACCATCCTACTTCGGGTTGGCCCTTATGTTCCAGCTGAGACCCGGGGAACTACGTGCCCACAGAAGAGGCTCCAGGTACAATGAACACGGTCGTGCATGGGAGCAGGGGGCAGGAACAGCAAAGAGAAGTTACGCAGGGGGGGCAGATGAAGGTATACAGCTGTGAGTGCGTGAAAGTTAATTcctatattactatttattaattgtttcattatttttcacgtgaacaactgtaaacccatgTTTGCCCTATCCTGTATATGAAGGGCTGTCAGGAGAAAAGGGGAATATTTTCACTAGAATTCCAGAGAAAAGGGCCATTTGTGTAACTCTGATGAACGTGTGTGCAATTCATCTGCAAGTCCTATGAGGGAGGTGACCCATGACCTGTTTTGCTCGCCACTATAAATTTGACAGTTGTGGAAACGAAGAACTTTATTATCGCAGCACTGATCCAAGATAAAGAAGTACATATTGCTTTTTGTAAGTGAATGTCAATGACTCGCCCAAGGGAGCCACTGAAAATATTTCCACTGACAAACTCCCCACGAGAATCTCTCATAGATCACATGAGGTAAGAACTAGAAAATCTGTGGGGAAAGACATGCTGAAAAGGAATTTGAAAGGCCACTCGTGGGGAGGTGCCTCTTATTCAAGAAtgctggggacagggacaggcacAGCCACAATGCTGGGCTTGAAATACTTCCACACCTACACGTCCTGGGAGGCCGCTCCAGACCACACACTTTCACACCCAGCGTGGGGCCTCAAGAAAGCGGTCAAGCGACCTCAGCGCCGACTCACCGAGCTCTCGTCCTCCATGTCATTGGCGGACAGCGTCCAGAGTCTGGCGGCTGCAGGGTCCACGGCAGGCTTCGCTGAGTCCgaccaacaaaagaaagagagctcTGCGAACAAGCCTTACACAAACTACAGCAAACAGGTGCTTTCCACCGAGACTCTGAGTGGGGAGCAAACTGGACTGAGAGTCAAAGGCCTGGTTCAAGGCCCAGCTCTACCCCTTACAAAAGCCATGACCTGGGGCCAGTCCCTATGATAGTAACGGAAGCCACCATCCTTTAAGCCCTTGCTTTGTAGCAGATACCATATGGAGCATTTTACCTACATCATCTGACTCAATCCTGCAACAACCTTAAGAGGGAAGTATCTGGCATCCTAATTTCAAAGATGAGAAAGCAGGTTTAGATCTTCGGGCCGGTTACACAAAGCCACAAATGCAATTCTGTCTAATGCTTTCACTTCCACTCCAcattgctttctcctccttatcttAGTTTCCATCCTAGAACCTGGGGCCAGCGGGTCTCCCTCCACCTACTGCAGGGGACTGAAGATTAAACGGGAGACTCAAAAAGCATCGTGAAGAGCACAGCGTGAGCCTCACGTAAACCTGTTCCATACAGGAAATCAAGCTCCAGGGCCCTGGGTGGCAGTGTAACACCAACCTCACACCCCCTCAGTTCCTCTATAGGCCCCGAGATGGCTAGGAACGACTGGAAGGGGCTCACAGCCCCATTCAATGCCGGGCTGCTTCTCAAATgggcctagggcaggggtcgggaatctatggctcgcgaggcagatgtggctcttttgatggctgcatctggctcacagacaaatctttaatagtaaaaataataacattaaaaatataaaacattctcatgtattacaatccattcatttcctacccctcatgttcatggctgtgggtggctggagccaatcacagctgtcctctgggacaacaccaaatttttattggataatgcataatgtacacgggtcattgtatagcgctcacgaaattacattttaaaatatgatatgtcatggctctctcagccaaaaaggttcccaacccctggcctagggTAAGACTACCCCCTAGTGATCACTTTCAGAACTGCATGCTCAGACCCTCTCAGGGCAAATCCCTCACCTAAACTATTCCCACCTATCCTGGATAAGAACCCAAGGGTTAGGGTTCCAAAAAATTTCTTGAATGTAGGctggacattcaaaacagcagtGTGAACAGACCTATGAATTTTTGCGCACCTCACAGATGGGACAACTTTGTCAACTCAGGCATTAAAAAACTAATCGGAAACACCAAGCGGAATGGGAGAGCAAAATTTCCTGAGCagtagaaatatttttacaaGTGTCTTAGGATCCTCAAAGAAAAGCCGACTTTACTGGCACAAAAGTAGAGGACACGTGGGAAGAGGAGCAGGGTACTCATATCTACATTGACCATGACCATGACCACGAGGTCTTCTGAGGATAAATGTCAATATTCTGGGGCCTGAAAAGACTTCATAACAAAACCATTGACTCAGGCCTGTAAAAGCTGGAGGCGGCAACATCTCCCAGTGCAGAGGGGCTAAACTAGACAGTCTCTGGGCATTATTTCAGTTTGGGGCTGGAAAATGCCCAGGACAACAGTGTATTAAACATTCTTCCCTTTGGAAACGACAGACATGAAGGAAGGACTAATAATCCTCTAAAAATACTAGCACCACCCCACTCAGATCACTGGCTCTATTTCTAATGTGTCCCTCCAGGTCTACTGAGACAGACGAATGTCCGGTCTTACCATAAGGAGAAGACTTCTTGGCAACAGAAAACTTAAGTTGACTAGAAGAACCCACTTCAAAGTTGGGTTTTTTGCCTGTGATTTGCACAGAGAGCAAGCTGTCACTATGGTAACCCAGGTGTTCTTGGACAGACTGTATCTCCTCAGGGCTCAAGGACTCCCTCTGCAGCTGGAATTCAAGACATGGAAAGATTCAGGCCACACTATTTCTGCAAAATGATGTTCTATGCCCACCTAGATTGCATCAAGtactcatttctgtttttctgtttgtttgttttgttttgtatttttctgaagtgagaagtggggagaggcagacagacttccgcatgcgcctgaccgggatccacccagcatgcccaccagggggcaatgctctgcccatctggggcactgctccactgcaatctgagccattctagtgcctgaggcagaggccatggagccatggctgcagcaggggaagagagagacagagaggaaggagagagggaggggtagagaagcagatgggcgcttctcctgtgtgcactgactgggaatcgaacccgggacttccacatgccaggccaatgctctactattgagctaaccagccagggcctcatttctgTATTTGAAGTACACAGaaagtcaacctgggacactgaggacccagattcaaaacccccgAGATCAGTGGCTTGAGGACAGGCTCACCCACTTGAGTGTAaccttagacatgaccccacagtcactggcttgaaccaaaggttgctggcttgaagcccaaggtcctggcttgagcaaggagtcactgactcacctggaacctcctggtcaaggtatatatgagaagcaatcaatgaactaaggcaccacaactacaagttgatgcttctcatctgtctcccttcctccctgtccctatctctctcaaaaaacaaaacaacaacaacaaaaaaaacttctaatGAATTGCCAACACTGGATTTCCCCCTCCAGCCTATCCAACCTCCCACCAAATGGCTGAGGGTGATCTAGGGCCTGCCTTTCAGCTGGGCCCAGGATGTGCACCCATCAGGAGATCCGTGTCCTGCTCTGCCTGCCTCAGCGGTCACCACCACTAAACCTGGTCGGAGACCAGAATAGGCCCCAACCCCCTGAGGCCCCAGCCGGCCTCTCCAAGGAGACTTACCCACCGGTTGTTCTCTGAGGCATGTCTCGCACATGCAATGCACTTCTCAACTTACTTCCTGTCTGAGCAAACCTATCACCTCACCCTTAGGCCTGTCATTTCCCCGACTCTCTTTCTACCGTCTGACAAAGAGACACTGGGCACAGTGACACATGGTCTAAGTACCCAGCAAAGGAGGCCGTCCAGCAACATACCTCTTTGACTTCCACAAGGCCAGAGAGAGTCAAGGCCGAGCACAGTTTAGGGGCTGTCCTCACCTTGCTGTCGTCGACTGCCAAGAAAAAAACCCTCAGTTAATAGCTTTACAGGCAAAGCAGGGATTTCAACAACAATAACCTTTTCttcttaatgtatacatatattttagtgATATTTTAATTTGACTTGGTTATTCAAAATTTTCTTACCAATGCTCTTaagttttatataataattttattatcgtTCTTAGGGCTCTCTGCTTCTTCGCAATACCTGACCTTCCAGGGGTTGTTAGATAATGACTGAGAAAGAGGCTTAGAAACGCTACAGTAACAAGTAGTGTTTTCTCTCTTTATAGTTCTGC contains:
- the LOC136381434 gene encoding anamorsin-like, with protein sequence MVPGAQATVSACGSLCSGRQDESRGWRPAEFGEFEMIHSKSSLGMFVAFQREWAHSVGDIASHKESSFDMILSGVVPGSATVHSAETLAEMARILRPGGCLFLKEPVEAAVVDDSKVRTAPKLCSALTLSGLVEVKELQRESLSPEEIQSVQEHLGYHSDSLLSVQITGKKPNFEVGSSSQLKFSVAKKSSPYAKPAVDPAAARLWTLSANDMEDESSDLIDSDELLDPEDWEKPDPASLRAPSCGEGKKRKACRNCTCGLAEELEKEKSKEQMSSQPKLACGNCYLGDAFRCASCPYLGMPAFKPGEQVLLSHSNLNDA